A genome region from Jeotgalibacillus aurantiacus includes the following:
- the ffh gene encoding signal recognition particle protein: MAFEGLADRLQGSIQKIRGKGKVSEADVKEMMREVRLALLEADVNFKVVKSFVKRVSERAVGQEVMKSLTPGQQVIKVVKEELTELMGGEQSQIAVAKKAPTVIMMVGLQGAGKTTTAGKLAGLLRKKHNRKPLLVAADIYRPAAIKQLETLGKQLSLPVFSMGDQVSPVEIAKAGIEKAKEEHHDYVLIDTAGRLHVDEELMDELKQIKELTSPDEIFLVVDSMTGQDAVNVAQNFDDALGVSGVILTKLDGDTRGGAALSIRSVTGKPVKFVGMGEKMDALEPFHPERMASRILGMGDMLSLIEKAQTNVDEAKAKEMEQKLRTASFTLDDFLDQLGQVKQMGPLDELLKMIPGANKMKGLDNIEVDGKQLGHVEAIIQSMTPQEKEQPEIINASRRKRISRGSGRPIQEINRLLKQFEEMKKMMKQMTNAQAKGKKRGGFNFPFMQ; this comes from the coding sequence ATGGCATTTGAAGGATTAGCCGACCGTCTGCAGGGATCCATTCAGAAGATCCGCGGAAAAGGAAAGGTTAGCGAAGCTGACGTAAAAGAAATGATGAGGGAAGTCCGACTCGCTTTACTGGAAGCGGATGTTAACTTCAAGGTTGTTAAAAGCTTTGTCAAACGCGTTAGTGAAAGAGCTGTCGGTCAGGAAGTCATGAAGTCCCTGACACCCGGACAGCAGGTCATTAAGGTTGTAAAGGAAGAACTCACCGAATTAATGGGTGGGGAACAGAGTCAGATCGCAGTGGCGAAGAAAGCACCTACTGTCATTATGATGGTAGGACTTCAGGGTGCCGGTAAAACAACCACCGCAGGTAAACTTGCCGGACTGCTGCGTAAAAAGCATAACCGCAAGCCTCTTCTTGTTGCTGCTGATATTTACCGTCCTGCTGCGATCAAGCAGCTTGAAACACTCGGTAAACAGCTCAGTCTTCCTGTTTTCTCAATGGGGGATCAGGTAAGCCCTGTTGAAATTGCAAAAGCGGGGATTGAAAAAGCGAAGGAAGAACACCATGATTATGTGCTGATCGATACAGCCGGCCGCCTGCACGTTGATGAAGAGCTGATGGATGAGCTTAAGCAGATCAAAGAGCTTACTTCTCCTGATGAAATCTTTCTTGTTGTGGACTCCATGACCGGTCAGGATGCAGTGAATGTTGCGCAAAACTTTGATGATGCACTAGGTGTCTCAGGTGTCATTCTGACAAAGCTTGACGGGGACACGCGTGGTGGTGCCGCGCTCTCGATCCGTTCTGTAACAGGAAAACCGGTGAAATTTGTCGGGATGGGTGAAAAAATGGATGCGCTTGAGCCGTTTCATCCTGAACGAATGGCTTCCCGTATTCTCGGAATGGGTGATATGCTCTCGCTTATCGAGAAAGCCCAGACGAATGTCGATGAAGCAAAAGCAAAGGAAATGGAACAAAAGCTTCGTACGGCTTCATTTACCCTTGATGATTTCCTTGATCAGCTCGGTCAGGTGAAACAAATGGGACCACTGGATGAATTGTTAAAAATGATTCCCGGTGCAAACAAAATGAAGGGCCTTGATAATATCGAGGTTGACGGCAAGCAGCTTGGACATGTTGAAGCGATCATCCAGTCAATGACGCCTCAGGAGAAAGAGCAGCCAGAAATTATTAATGCAAGCCGCAGGAAAAGAATTTCCCGTGGAAGCGGTCGTCCGATTCAGGAAATCAACCGTCTGTTAAAGCAGTTTGAAGAAATGAAAAAGATGATGAAGCAAATGACAAATGCCCAGGCCAAAGGGAAAAAACGCGGAGGATTTAACTTCCCGTTCATGCAGTAA
- a CDS encoding putative DNA-binding protein, producing the protein MLEKTTRVNFLYDFYQMLLTPKQRSYMSLYYLDDYSLGEIAEEYDVSRQAVYDNIKRTEAMLEEYESKLLLFQKFQERAGMIGRLREAAAAEPPSKEVLLPIIDALEELE; encoded by the coding sequence ATGCTCGAGAAAACGACCAGAGTGAATTTTCTCTATGATTTTTATCAGATGCTGTTAACACCAAAACAGCGGAGCTACATGTCTCTATATTATCTGGATGATTATTCTTTGGGGGAAATTGCAGAAGAGTATGATGTCAGCCGTCAGGCAGTGTATGACAATATTAAGAGAACAGAAGCAATGCTTGAGGAATATGAATCAAAATTATTGTTATTTCAAAAATTTCAGGAGCGTGCCGGGATGATTGGCAGACTGAGAGAGGCTGCTGCTGCAGAACCTCCATCAAAAGAAGTGCTATTGCCGATTATTGATGCGCTTGAGGAATTAGAGTAG
- the ftsY gene encoding signal recognition particle-docking protein FtsY → MSFFKKLKEKFTQTEEPSTDKYRDGLTKTRNSFTSRMNDLVARYRIVDEDFFEELEEVLIQADVGFDTVMELVEELKMEVKRQNIKDTEEIRSVISQKLVDIYYDGEEPAEALNIQENELTVILFVGVNGVGKTTTIGKLAHQFKQEGKSVLLAAGDTFRAGAIEQLEVWGERVGVDVIKQSEGSDPAAVMYDAVQSAKARKADILICDTAGRLQNKVNLMKELEKVKRVIEREVPGAPHEVLMALDATTGQNAMTQAKIFKEATDVSGIVLTKLDGTAKGGIVIAIKKELGIPVKYVGLGEKMDDLQPFDAERYVYGLFADLVDKEEIIAEED, encoded by the coding sequence ATGAGTTTCTTTAAAAAGTTAAAAGAAAAATTCACACAGACTGAAGAGCCGTCAACGGATAAATACCGTGACGGCCTGACGAAAACTAGAAACAGCTTTACTTCAAGAATGAATGATCTTGTAGCCCGCTACCGGATCGTAGATGAGGATTTCTTCGAAGAACTAGAAGAAGTGCTGATTCAGGCTGATGTCGGTTTTGATACGGTCATGGAGCTTGTGGAAGAACTGAAGATGGAAGTAAAGCGCCAGAATATTAAAGATACGGAAGAAATCCGCAGTGTCATTTCCCAGAAGCTTGTCGACATCTATTATGATGGGGAAGAGCCGGCTGAAGCGTTAAACATTCAGGAAAACGAGCTGACCGTGATTTTATTTGTGGGTGTAAACGGTGTTGGGAAAACGACAACAATCGGAAAACTCGCACATCAGTTTAAGCAGGAAGGAAAGTCGGTTCTTCTGGCAGCGGGCGATACATTCCGTGCAGGTGCCATTGAGCAGCTTGAAGTATGGGGTGAGCGAGTCGGCGTTGACGTGATTAAACAGAGCGAAGGGTCAGATCCTGCTGCTGTTATGTATGATGCGGTGCAGTCTGCCAAAGCCAGAAAAGCCGATATTCTGATTTGTGATACCGCAGGACGTCTGCAAAATAAAGTGAACCTCATGAAAGAGCTGGAAAAAGTGAAGCGCGTCATTGAGCGTGAAGTGCCGGGTGCTCCGCATGAAGTTCTGATGGCGCTCGATGCGACAACTGGTCAGAATGCCATGACCCAGGCGAAAATTTTCAAAGAAGCAACTGACGTTTCAGGGATTGTGCTGACGAAACTTGATGGAACGGCCAAGGGTGGAATCGTCATTGCGATTAAAAAAGAGCTTGGTATTCCTGTTAAGTACGTAGGGCTTGGGGAGAAGATGGACGATCTTCAGCCGTTTGATGCGGAACGATATGTGTACGGTCTCTTTGCAGATCTCGTTGATAAAGAAGAGATCATTGCTGAAGAAGATTAA
- the smc gene encoding chromosome segregation protein SMC: MYLKQLEVAGFKSFAERIHVDFVPGVTAVVGPNGSGKSNITEAIRWVLGEQSAKSLRGGKMEDVIFSGSDSRKPLNFAEVTLILDNGDGALPLDYAEVSVTRRVYRTGDSEYLLNNQSCRLKDIVELFIDTGLGKEAFSIIGQGRVDQILNSKPEDRRVILEEAAGVLKYKTRRKKADQKLTETQENLYRVQDILHELEGQVEPLKIQASLAREYLAYKEDLKHTEAALLGYEIGSMTADWENKKQQLADMSVKEKDMKLELDRTDSILNEKQTMRIQCEKQIETSQAILLKLTEETEQLEGRRQVLVERRKNADQNEDQLNQKLKEIDQQLVRVNHKIKENKEKAADYKSDTASLKKQLAELDQFLNTSVNQIEEQLEQAKNDYFECLNDQTALKNELTYLEQQQKQDSVRADKLTGQNVTFIQEREKHQQRYTELQGVLQKKTEELESMSAEYRGLQERRSHLLQEAEQFEAKLYKAYQYVSEAKSRKSMLESMEEEFSGFYQGVKEILKARGNALSGIEGAVAELIDVEKETETAIETALGGSMQSIVTVSEKEARDAIQFLKKNRMGRATFLPMTVIKSRLVPSSVLHQINGHQAFINTASALVSFDEKYRHVIENLLGNVIVARDLKGANELAKQLGYRYRIVTLDGDLVNPGGSMTGGAQAKKSSSIFSRKNELDQLTAQIPDFEQTAVKLEKKVQELKQQAATADHEMETLRTSGEQMRIQESELKAELREAEAALKKTDEQLALYDLEIAEYQDASKSVTAKTADIKQKLERSVVELEQLDLTIKELTKQKQVQSSSRDEKIQVKSKLQSKLAVSEEKLSQRKREERELQETLLELEQNKKNTAEDLTWLSKEMTSGEDQTVVLQRQIADKQAERQSLMDELGAKKEEREELEETIQKLTASYKELSRLHQGLSEGINDLRVKNGRLESDIDYRLNKLQEEYELSYEAAIEEYPLVVDPEEAKVKVKLIKLSISELGSVNLGAIEEYDRVSERYEFLIEQQTDLNEAKSNLMQVISEMDDEMSRRFKETFDQVKIHFASVFVELFGGGRAELKLTDPQDMLHTGIDIVAQPPGKKLQNLSLLSGGERALTAIALLFAILHVRPVPFCILDEVEAALDEANVQRFSQYLNRFSEQSQFIVITHRKGTMEGADVLYGVTMQESGVSKLVSVKFEEEQNMLT; encoded by the coding sequence ATGTATTTAAAACAACTTGAAGTCGCGGGCTTTAAATCATTTGCAGAAAGAATACATGTGGATTTTGTGCCCGGTGTGACAGCTGTAGTCGGACCAAACGGCAGCGGAAAGAGTAATATTACAGAAGCCATCCGCTGGGTGCTTGGAGAGCAGTCTGCCAAGTCACTGCGCGGAGGGAAAATGGAAGATGTCATTTTCTCCGGAAGTGACTCAAGAAAACCGCTTAATTTTGCAGAGGTGACGCTTATTCTCGATAACGGGGATGGAGCGTTGCCTCTTGACTATGCAGAAGTAAGTGTGACAAGAAGAGTTTACCGGACCGGTGACAGTGAGTATCTGCTGAATAATCAGAGCTGCCGTCTGAAGGATATTGTTGAACTGTTTATCGATACAGGATTGGGCAAAGAAGCCTTTTCCATCATCGGACAGGGACGCGTGGATCAGATTTTAAACAGTAAACCTGAAGACAGAAGAGTGATTCTTGAGGAAGCGGCGGGTGTTCTGAAATATAAAACACGCCGTAAAAAAGCGGATCAGAAATTAACCGAAACACAGGAAAATCTTTACCGGGTACAGGATATTCTGCATGAGCTTGAAGGACAGGTTGAACCTTTGAAAATTCAGGCCTCTTTAGCAAGAGAGTATTTAGCCTATAAAGAAGATCTGAAGCATACAGAGGCAGCTCTTTTAGGTTATGAGATCGGTTCCATGACGGCTGACTGGGAAAATAAGAAACAGCAGCTGGCCGACATGTCTGTGAAAGAAAAAGATATGAAGCTCGAGCTTGACCGGACGGATAGTATTCTTAATGAAAAGCAGACGATGCGTATTCAATGTGAAAAACAAATTGAAACGTCCCAGGCGATTTTGCTTAAGCTGACAGAGGAAACAGAGCAGCTTGAAGGCCGCCGTCAGGTACTCGTTGAGCGCAGAAAAAATGCCGATCAAAATGAAGATCAGCTGAATCAAAAGCTGAAGGAGATTGATCAGCAGCTCGTCCGTGTTAACCATAAGATCAAGGAAAACAAAGAAAAAGCAGCTGATTATAAATCAGATACTGCCTCTCTGAAGAAACAGCTGGCAGAGCTGGATCAATTTTTGAATACATCCGTTAATCAGATTGAAGAGCAGCTTGAACAGGCAAAAAATGATTATTTTGAGTGCCTAAACGATCAGACAGCACTGAAAAATGAGCTGACCTATCTTGAACAGCAGCAAAAGCAGGACTCCGTCCGTGCAGATAAACTCACGGGTCAAAACGTGACGTTTATTCAGGAGCGTGAGAAGCATCAGCAAAGATATACGGAATTGCAGGGCGTCTTACAGAAGAAAACGGAGGAACTTGAAAGCATGTCCGCCGAGTATCGTGGGCTACAGGAAAGAAGAAGCCATCTCCTCCAGGAGGCAGAGCAGTTTGAAGCAAAACTCTACAAGGCTTATCAGTACGTGAGTGAAGCCAAGTCGAGAAAATCAATGCTCGAATCTATGGAAGAGGAGTTTTCAGGATTTTATCAGGGCGTAAAGGAAATACTGAAAGCCCGGGGTAATGCTCTTTCAGGAATTGAAGGAGCGGTTGCAGAGCTGATTGATGTTGAAAAGGAAACGGAAACAGCGATTGAAACAGCGCTCGGCGGATCGATGCAGAGCATTGTAACCGTTTCGGAAAAAGAAGCGAGAGATGCCATTCAGTTTTTAAAGAAAAACCGGATGGGGCGCGCTACTTTTCTTCCGATGACCGTTATTAAGTCAAGGCTTGTTCCATCATCCGTTCTTCATCAGATCAATGGACATCAGGCATTTATCAATACGGCCTCAGCCCTTGTTTCATTTGATGAAAAATATCGTCATGTCATTGAAAATCTCCTTGGTAACGTCATTGTTGCACGGGATTTGAAAGGTGCCAATGAATTAGCAAAACAGCTCGGATACAGATACCGGATTGTGACGCTTGACGGTGACCTGGTCAATCCGGGAGGCTCGATGACAGGTGGAGCGCAGGCGAAAAAAAGCAGCTCGATCTTTTCCCGTAAAAACGAGCTTGATCAGCTGACGGCACAAATACCTGACTTTGAACAGACTGCAGTGAAGCTTGAAAAGAAAGTGCAGGAACTCAAACAACAGGCTGCCACAGCAGATCACGAGATGGAAACACTCAGAACTTCAGGTGAGCAAATGCGTATTCAGGAGTCGGAACTGAAGGCTGAACTCCGCGAAGCAGAAGCCGCATTAAAGAAAACAGATGAACAGCTTGCCCTATATGATCTCGAAATTGCTGAATATCAGGATGCAAGTAAATCTGTGACAGCGAAGACAGCTGACATTAAGCAAAAGCTTGAAAGATCTGTTGTTGAGCTTGAACAGCTTGATCTCACCATTAAAGAGCTGACGAAGCAGAAACAGGTTCAAAGCTCATCAAGAGATGAGAAAATCCAGGTAAAATCAAAGCTTCAATCAAAGCTTGCCGTTTCAGAAGAAAAGCTTTCTCAACGTAAAAGAGAGGAACGGGAGCTGCAGGAAACCTTATTAGAGCTTGAACAAAACAAAAAAAATACAGCAGAAGATCTCACCTGGCTGTCAAAAGAAATGACATCAGGAGAAGATCAGACTGTGGTTCTTCAAAGGCAAATTGCTGACAAACAGGCTGAACGTCAATCATTGATGGACGAGCTCGGTGCGAAAAAAGAAGAACGTGAAGAGCTTGAGGAAACGATCCAAAAGCTGACTGCCTCCTATAAGGAACTCAGCAGACTGCATCAGGGTCTCTCTGAAGGCATTAATGACCTAAGAGTGAAAAACGGACGTTTAGAGTCAGATATTGATTACAGACTGAATAAGCTGCAGGAAGAGTATGAACTATCCTATGAGGCTGCCATTGAAGAATATCCGCTCGTGGTAGATCCCGAGGAAGCGAAAGTAAAGGTTAAGCTGATCAAGCTTTCCATTTCAGAGCTTGGTTCCGTCAATCTCGGGGCCATTGAGGAATACGACAGGGTATCAGAACGATACGAATTCCTCATTGAACAGCAGACTGATCTCAACGAAGCCAAAAGCAATCTGATGCAGGTCATCAGTGAAATGGATGATGAAATGTCAAGACGCTTTAAAGAGACATTCGATCAGGTAAAGATTCATTTTGCTTCTGTATTTGTAGAGCTTTTCGGCGGGGGACGCGCAGAGCTTAAGCTGACTGATCCTCAGGATATGCTTCATACGGGGATAGATATCGTGGCACAACCGCCTGGTAAGAAGCTTCAAAACCTGAGCCTTCTTTCAGGAGGGGAACGTGCACTGACTGCGATTGCCTTACTGTTCGCCATTTTGCATGTCAGACCGGTTCCTTTCTGTATTCTGGATGAGGTGGAAGCGGCGCTTGATGAAGCGAATGTACAGCGCTTCAGTCAGTACCTGAACCGCTTCAGTGAGCAATCACAGTTTATTGTGATTACCCACCGCAAAGGAACGATGGAGGGTGCTGATGTCCTTTACGGTGTAACGATGCAGGAGTCTGGTGTTTCAAAGCTTGTCTCGGTAAAATTTGAAGAAGAACAAAATATGCTGACCTAA
- the rnc gene encoding ribonuclease III, producing the protein MEQKFKEFQEKHEIQFNNKKLLIKAFTHSSYVNEHRRKPYEDNERLEFLGDAVLELSVSHYLFGTYPQMSEGEMTKLRAAIVCEPSLVVFANEMNFGDMILLGKGEEQTGGRMRPALLADVFEAFVGALYLDQGMDSVKKILEKVVFPKIETGAFSHVMDYKSQLQEFIQRNHSGTLQYEILKEKGPAHNREFISRVLLGEEELGTGTGRSKKEAEQHAAEKALVYLKKKPEQQEKE; encoded by the coding sequence ATGGAACAGAAATTTAAGGAATTTCAGGAAAAGCATGAAATCCAGTTTAATAACAAAAAGCTTTTGATTAAAGCATTTACACATTCATCTTATGTGAATGAGCATCGGAGAAAGCCTTACGAGGATAATGAGCGCCTTGAATTTTTAGGTGACGCTGTTCTTGAACTGTCTGTCTCACATTATTTATTCGGGACATATCCTCAAATGAGTGAGGGAGAGATGACAAAACTCAGAGCAGCCATTGTTTGTGAGCCTTCTCTCGTTGTTTTCGCGAATGAAATGAATTTCGGTGACATGATCCTGCTCGGTAAGGGTGAGGAACAGACAGGCGGAAGAATGCGTCCGGCACTTCTTGCGGATGTGTTTGAAGCGTTTGTCGGCGCACTGTATCTCGATCAGGGAATGGATTCTGTAAAGAAAATCCTTGAAAAGGTCGTCTTCCCGAAAATTGAAACCGGTGCTTTTTCGCATGTGATGGATTACAAGAGTCAGCTGCAGGAGTTTATTCAACGGAACCATTCCGGTACGCTTCAATATGAAATTTTAAAAGAGAAGGGCCCGGCGCATAATCGTGAATTTATCTCAAGAGTGCTGCTTGGTGAAGAGGAGCTTGGTACAGGAACCGGGCGTTCGAAAAAGGAAGCAGAACAGCATGCAGCGGAAAAGGCACTTGTTTATTTAAAGAAAAAGCCTGAACAGCAGGAGAAGGAATAA